Below is a genomic region from Methanococcus vannielii SB.
TGCACCCCACAAAACCAATAAAATTTTGACTTTGAATATATATATAGTTTATTGTTTAGTTTGCAATATATAAAATACCTAAAAAAAATACTTATTTTTTAAATTAAATCGATAAAAACAATTAAATTAAAATATGAATCTTAATTAACATTTTTTTTGAAATTAAAAAAGTAAATATGTAGATATTATTTTTATTCTACTATGCTCTCTTCATAGATTAATGCAGGAAGTACTATATGAAACGTGCTACCACGTCCAAGTTCACTTTCAACCCATATGGTTCCGCCATGGGCTTGAATAATACTCTTACAAACTGCAAGACCGAGTCCAGAACCTCCTTTTTTACGCTTTGTTGAGGAATCAACCTGGTAAAACTGGTCAAATATTTTTTCCAAGTCTTTTTTTGGAATTCCTGCACCATTATCCTTAACTGTTATGTGTACATCCCCATTTTCAGTTTCTTTTCCGATTATCATTATGGATTCATTTGCAGGGCTGAATTTTATCGCATTTTCAATTAAATTTGTAAAAACTTGTGTTATTCTATCTTTATCAGCATTTATTAGTAAATCTTTAATGTCTTGTTTTAATTTAATGTTTTTTTCCGTTGCAAGCGGTGTTAAATACTCAATAACGTCACTTACAGTATCTTTAACATTCATAGCCTCCCGGTACATCTCAAGTTCTCCACGCTCTATTTTTGATAAATCAAGCATACTTTCAATAAGTCGCCTAAGTCTTATTATATTGTCATCTGCAACCTGAAGGCATTTTCTTTGAGATTCGTTGATTGTACCCATTGTTCCGTCAAGTACGAGTTCAACATATCCTTTAATTGAAGTTAACGGAGTTCTAAGTTCATGAGAAACTATTGCAATAAGGTCTGATTTTAAATTATCAAGCTCTTTTAGTTCCTCATATGACTCTTTTAATTCTTCTGCGTGTTTTTTAAGTTTTTCATTTGAACTGTTTATTTGGTCTGCCATTTCATTAAAAACTCTTGCAAGCATTCCAAATTCATCGTCAGTCGTTACATTAACTTTTTTAGTATAATCTCCACCACTTATCCACTGTACCCCGTGCTTTAGTTCATCAAGAGGTTTTATTATGATTCTATTAAGTAGTAAGGAAACAGTAAGTGCAATTAATAGACCAATTAATCCAACTACAAATGTTTGATCCCTTATATTTGAAAGAAGAGTAAAGTACTTATTTTCAGGAGTTCCGACAAATAATATGCCAATAATTTTTTCATCTGAGTCATATATTGGCTCATATGCTGTAAAATACCATTCATTTACAACATAAGCTCTACCGTAGTACGTTCCACCTTCTTCCACAACTTTAGTATATACATCGTTTGAAACTGGAGTTCCAATCGCTCTTTCATCGCCATCCAAAACGTTTGTAGATATACGAATACTGTCTAAAAATATTGTAGTTGCATCTCCAGACGAGTTTCTTACGATATCCACTATTTCATAATCATTATTTAATATATCAACAGCCATCGAAGCACCCAATAACTCCCCAAGTGTTCCATAAACTGGTTTTATTGAAACTAAGGCCATTGCCCTATTTTTAATTAATGTTTCATTAGAAATGTCACTTTTAATCTCAATCTGTACAATATCCTCAACGTCTTCATATTTTAGAGTTTCAAGATCTAAAATTTCAATAAAAGAAAAGTCGTCATAAGATACTGCTTTAAAAAATAATTCAGAATAGCTATCATCCCCAGTAACGTTGGAGTTAGACCTTGCAATAACATTTCCATTCTTATCTAAAAGTACTACAAAGTCAGCTTCTGAAGATATTTTTGTTGCAGTTGCTAGATTTTTAAGGCTCCCGTAATCAGTATTTACAATTGAGTCCATAATACAATTGCTTGTTGCAACATAGGTATTTAGTGATGATAATTTTTCTAATTTAAGTCCCAATATACTTTCTGCAATTTTTAAATCGTTATTTATCTTATCCTGAGCTTGGTTATTCATTTCATTTGTTATGGTGTTTATTGAAACTGCACCAAGCATTACTATGGGGATTAATGCGACAATTATGGAATACATCATCAATTTAGTCCCTAATCTTTTAATTGGAGGTATAGTTTTCATATTTTCTCCTTTATTAGTAACACCCAAAGTCTAAAAAATAATTTAATTCTGATTTGAAAGTATTGCTTTGACCTTTAAAAGTAAATCATCCCTGTCAAACGGTTTTACAATACAGTCATCAACCTTTTTATTAATTGCAGTCTCAATTGTACTTATTTGAGCATTTGCAGTTAAAACAATTACCGGGATATTGGAATAACCCTCACTTCGAATTTTATCAAGGTATTCCCAACCAGTCATACCTGGCATCATAAGGTCTAAAATTATTAAATCTGGCTTTTTTTTGATTAATTCAAGTCCCTGATAGCCATCCTGTGCAGTTATAACCTCATATCCACTTATTTCAAGAATTATCCGTACGAGGTTTAAGATATCCTCTTCATCTTCAACAATTAAAACTTTTTTCATTATATGCACCACATATACCATTATAGAGGCATTGGATAACAGAAAACACTTAAAATTAAGAAAAATCATGACTGTGGTACTCAAACCACACAATAACTATATAAACTTAGCTTAGACATACTAATTACAAATTTATGACTGTATAGTATTTATACGTTACTAAACAAAACTATTAGTGATGGCAGTTACAATTTAAAGGCATTTTTAAATTTACTTTAATTATTAACAATTGGTGTTAATGTGGAATTTATAGAATTCGGCTACGGAAATTCGAGTGATAAAAATTCATTGAAAGCCGGAGCGCATGCCACTTCCGATGCATTGAAAATGATGAATAAGTACTCCGAAAAACCAAATATTGCATTTTTATCATCTTCTTCAGAATATGATCCAGAAGAAGTCTTAAATGGAGTAAAACTAATACTTGGGAACAAAACCCCTATTGTTGGCACTAGTTCTAAATATCAAATATCTGGAAAAACCGTGGATATAAATAGCGTTTCGGTTGGGATTTTAGGTTCAAAATATTTTAACGTTGGAATGGGAGTTTGTTTAGGAGCATCCATACATCCGAAAGAGTGCGGTAGAAAAGCCGTTAAAGATGCAGTTAAAAACTTAGGAATGATGCCAAAATTAATTTACGTAATATCTGACTTTTGCGAACATGAAGAGCATGTTTTAAAAGGCATTATTGAGGAAGTAGGTGTTACAATACCTG
It encodes:
- a CDS encoding response regulator transcription factor — translated: MKKVLIVEDEEDILNLVRIILEISGYEVITAQDGYQGLELIKKKPDLIILDLMMPGMTGWEYLDKIRSEGYSNIPVIVLTANAQISTIETAINKKVDDCIVKPFDRDDLLLKVKAILSNQN
- a CDS encoding ATP-binding protein; protein product: MKTIPPIKRLGTKLMMYSIIVALIPIVMLGAVSINTITNEMNNQAQDKINNDLKIAESILGLKLEKLSSLNTYVATSNCIMDSIVNTDYGSLKNLATATKISSEADFVVLLDKNGNVIARSNSNVTGDDSYSELFFKAVSYDDFSFIEILDLETLKYEDVEDIVQIEIKSDISNETLIKNRAMALVSIKPVYGTLGELLGASMAVDILNNDYEIVDIVRNSSGDATTIFLDSIRISTNVLDGDERAIGTPVSNDVYTKVVEEGGTYYGRAYVVNEWYFTAYEPIYDSDEKIIGILFVGTPENKYFTLLSNIRDQTFVVGLIGLLIALTVSLLLNRIIIKPLDELKHGVQWISGGDYTKKVNVTTDDEFGMLARVFNEMADQINSSNEKLKKHAEELKESYEELKELDNLKSDLIAIVSHELRTPLTSIKGYVELVLDGTMGTINESQRKCLQVADDNIIRLRRLIESMLDLSKIERGELEMYREAMNVKDTVSDVIEYLTPLATEKNIKLKQDIKDLLINADKDRITQVFTNLIENAIKFSPANESIMIIGKETENGDVHITVKDNGAGIPKKDLEKIFDQFYQVDSSTKRKKGGSGLGLAVCKSIIQAHGGTIWVESELGRGSTFHIVLPALIYEESIVE